TCAAGGCTCTTGAGGCCGGTGCAGACCCCGCCGAAGTCATGAATAATCTGGCCCGTAATCTCACCAACAAATTTTTACATCAGCCCACTTCTGAGCTAAAGCGCGCGAGTGCCAATGGCAAACAGCAGTTGTTGTCTGATTTCGAGCAGTTATTCGGTTTACTGGATGACTGATAGTTAGATTGAGTGAACAAGCACTAGTGAATTAAGCAATACATGAAAGATTCAATAAAAGAAAAACTGGAACACCTAGTAGAGCGTTACGATGAAGTTGGCGTGCTGTTGGGCGACGCCGAGATTATTTCAAACCAGGATAAATTCCGGGATCTGGGAAGAGAGTATGCCGAACTAGAACCGGTGGTGCAGTGTTTTCAGGCGTATTGCACGGTACGCGATAACGTGGAGGAAGCGCGGCTGTTGATGGCAGACGGCGATGCTGATATGCGCGAAATGGCTGAGGAAGAGTTCAAAGCTAATCAGTCGCAAATTGAGCCGTTGGAGCTGGCGCTGCAAAAATTATTATTGCCAAAAGACCCCAACGACGGAAAAAATGTGTTTCTTGAAATACGTGCAGGAACCGGTGGAGACGAAGCTGCTATTTTCTCCGGTGACCTGTTTCGCATGTACTCACGCTTTGCTGAAAACCGCGGTTGGCGAATTGAAATTGTGAGTGAAAACACCGGTGACCATGGCGGCTATAAAGAAATTATTACCCGTGTAGTGGGGCAGGGTGTTTATTCCCAGATGAAGTTTGAATCTGGTGCTCATCGCGTTCAGCGAGTGCCCGAAACTGAATCTCAGGGGCGTATTCATACTTCAGCTTGTACGGTTGCGATTATGCCTGAGGCCGACGAAGCGGACGAAGTGGATATCAACAAAGGCGATTTACGTATCGATACCTTTCGCGCATCCGGCGCGGGCGGGCAACACGTTAACAAAACTGATTCAGCTATTCGTATTACGCATATTCCTACCGGTGTTGTGGTTGAATGCCAAGACGAAAGATCCCAGCACAAGAACAAAGCCAAGGCCATGTCGTTATTAGCCGCACGTTTAAACAATGCTCAGCAGGAGCAGGCGGCGGCGGAGCAAGCCAGTGAGCGCAAAAGTTTAGTGGGCAGTGGTGATCGTTCGGAGCGTATTCGCACCTATAATTACCCTCAGGGACGCGTAACGGATCACCGCATTAATCTTACCCTTTATAAACTCGATGAAATTATGGAAGGTGGTTTGGGCGATGTGGTACAGCCATTGGTTAACGAGCATCAGGCCGACCAGTTGGCGGCTTTGAGTAACTGATTATAACAGGCCTATGCGAATAACCGTTGCTGATTGTCTTAGGCGCGCGAGCGAATTGGAGTCGATCAGTGACAGTGCTCGTTTAGATGTCGAATTACTGTTGGGGCATGTTCTCGAAAAAAATCGAACATGGCTTTTTACCTGGCCGGAAAAACTTGTTGCCGAGGATGCCCACTCAACATTTTTAACATTATTGAAGCGAAGAGTGCAGGGCGAGCCCATTGCGCATATTCTTGGCGAGCGAGAATTCTGGTCGCTCCCTCTGTATGTGGATTCCTCAACGCTTATTCCCCGGCCCGATACCGAAGCGCTAGTAGAAACGGCCATAGCGCTAACAACTTCACCTGATAACATTCTTGATTTGGGTACCGGTACCGGTGCTATCGCTTTGGCCTTAGCGAGTGAATTTCCGAACGCCAACGTTGTGGCTGTGGATAAATCACCACAGGCTGTCGCGCTTGCGCAACGAAACCTGCAGCGCCTGCAGTTTAATCATGTCACTATTTTG
The Teredinibacter franksiae DNA segment above includes these coding regions:
- the prfA gene encoding peptide chain release factor 1; protein product: MKDSIKEKLEHLVERYDEVGVLLGDAEIISNQDKFRDLGREYAELEPVVQCFQAYCTVRDNVEEARLLMADGDADMREMAEEEFKANQSQIEPLELALQKLLLPKDPNDGKNVFLEIRAGTGGDEAAIFSGDLFRMYSRFAENRGWRIEIVSENTGDHGGYKEIITRVVGQGVYSQMKFESGAHRVQRVPETESQGRIHTSACTVAIMPEADEADEVDINKGDLRIDTFRASGAGGQHVNKTDSAIRITHIPTGVVVECQDERSQHKNKAKAMSLLAARLNNAQQEQAAAEQASERKSLVGSGDRSERIRTYNYPQGRVTDHRINLTLYKLDEIMEGGLGDVVQPLVNEHQADQLAALSN
- the prmC gene encoding peptide chain release factor N(5)-glutamine methyltransferase, with the protein product MRITVADCLRRASELESISDSARLDVELLLGHVLEKNRTWLFTWPEKLVAEDAHSTFLTLLKRRVQGEPIAHILGEREFWSLPLYVDSSTLIPRPDTEALVETAIALTTSPDNILDLGTGTGAIALALASEFPNANVVAVDKSPQAVALAQRNLQRLQFNHVTILESDWFAALKKQRFDVIVSNPPYIDEHDPHLAQGDVRFEPVSALIAGEAGLADIRFIIESAQKHLSLGGVLLLEHGWRQAQAVQRLFEQNGYTKIETRKDIGGNDRVTLGWKPQ